One part of the Triplophysa rosa linkage group LG5, Trosa_1v2, whole genome shotgun sequence genome encodes these proteins:
- the LOC130554538 gene encoding uncharacterized protein LOC130554538, with the protein MANVSDVSVPLCADEETIALQSELEAVEKQIQDLLEKQSRLRERKTALETSRADARKSAVSFHRDFNTPSTSTPRVSLHRAQASRTRSAQMNFTPAPAHPRRKARARTGAMTQPPPPVFEIPTRNRFAALCETECNAVVIGDSIVRNVRASSTKGKVRTHCFPGARVLDVSAQVPAILKDDANVGAVVLHAGVNDVRMRQSEILKRDFRSLIETVRNASPTARIIVSGPLPTYRRGNEKFSRLFALNKWLMSWCIEQKLLFVDNFDLFWERPRLFRPDGLHPSSIGAVLLSDNISKTLRTA; encoded by the coding sequence atggctaatgtttcagatgtgtctgtacctctgtgtgcagatgaggaaacgatcgcacttcagtcggaactggaggctgtggagaagcagatccaggatctactagagaagcagtcacggctgcgagaacgaaaaacggcgctggaaacatccagagctgacgctcgcaaatccgcggtaagttttcatcgcgattttaatactccttccacttctactccgcgtgtttctctgcacagagcccaggcttcgagaacacggtcagcccaaatgaacttcactcctgcaccggcacacccacggcgaaaggcgcgagccaggactggagcgatgacccaaccgccgccaccggtcttcgagatcccgaccaggaaccgctttgccgccctctgcgagacggaatgcaacgctgtggtcatcggagactcaatcgtccggaacgtacgcgcttcctccactaaaggtaaggtgcgcactcattgttttcctggcgcccgtgttcttgatgtctctgcgcaggtacctgcgatcctgaaggacgatgctaacgtcggagctgtcgtgctgcacgcgggggtgaatgacgtcaggatgaggcagtcggagatcctgaagagggacttcaggagtctgatcgagacggtacgcaacgcatcgcccacggcgaggatcatcgtatcagggccgcttcctacctaccgacgagggaatgaaaagttcagtagactatttgctctaaataaatggttgatgtcatggtgtattgaacagaagctgctctttgttgataattttgatctgttctgggagcgacctaggctcttccgccctgacggcctgcaccccagcagcatcggagcggttcttctgtctgacaacatctcaaagacgctacgcaccgcttga